CCGCCATCGGCACCGAACACCTCCTCCTCGGCCTGATCGGGGAAGGCGGCGCGGCGGCATCGGTCCTGACGTCCTTCGGCATGTCACTGCCCAACTGCCGGGCACACGTCCAGAAGATCAACGGCCGGGGGACCCTCCCCGTGCCCGGCCACCTGCCGTTCACCCCCGGCGCGAAGCGGGCACTGGCCTACGCGGTGCGGGAATCCCTCACCCTGCACCACCTGCACGTCGACACCGGCCACCTGCTGCTCGGCGTGCTCGCCGAATCCGACGGAGTCGCGCTCGACGTGCTGGCCGCCTCCGGCGTGTTCCCCACCGACCTACGAGACCGCGCGTTCGCCGCGCTGGCCGGGATCGAACTGCCACCCGGGCAACGACAAGCCCGCCTGTTCCTCAGCTACCGACGCCCGCAAGACCTCCACCTCGCGGGACGCATCGCGGACCGGCTGGACGACATCGGCCGATCGGTCGTCCGTGACGTGGCCGAGTGCGACGTGCTGCTGGCCGTGGTCAGCCCGGACTGGACGCCGACCGACCTGATGCGCGCCGAGGTGGAGCGCGCGGCCGAACGAGCGGTGCCGGTGATCCCGGTGCTGGTCGACGGGGCCGAACTGCCCCTCGACCAGCTACCGGGACCCGATCACGTCACCGTCCGCCACGAGACGTTCCGCGCGGACGTGGGCCGGTTGGCCGACGTGGTCCGCTACGCCCAGCCGGGCATCGGGTAGCCGGCCATCAGGTCGGCCACCTCGGCCGCGATCCGGTCCAACGCCTGCGCATCGTCCGCTGCCACGACCGCCCGCTCGATCCACTCCGCGATCTGCGGCATGTGGTCCGTCGTCAGGCCACGCGTGGTGATCGCGGCCGTGCCGAGTCGCACCCCCGACGGGTCGAACGGCTTGCGCGGATCGAACGGAACGGTGTTGTAGTTCGCCTCGATCCCCGCCCGGTCCAACGCCTTCGCCGCGGGCTTCCCGCCAATGCCCTTCGCGGTCACATCAACCAGGATCAGGTGGTTGTCGGTGCCCCCGGAGACCAGGTCGAAGCCCCGGTCCAACAGCGCGGCGGCCAACGCCCGAGCGTTCTGCACGACCGCGTGCGCGTAGAGGCCGAAGGACGGCTCCAACGCCTCCCCCAGCGCGACCGCGATAGCCGCAGTCGTGTGGTTGTGCGGGCCACCTTGCAGACCGGGGAACACCGCCTTGTCGATGGCCTTCGAATGCGCGGCGTCGGTGAGGATCATCGCGCCACGCGGCCCGCGCAACGTCTTGTGCGTGGTAGTGGTGATCACCTGGGCGTGCCCGACCGGCGACGGGTGCGCGCCGCCCGCGATGAGCCCGGCGATGTGCGCGATGTCGGCGGCGAGCACCGCGCCCACCTCGTTCGCGATCTCGGCG
This is a stretch of genomic DNA from Saccharothrix ecbatanensis. It encodes these proteins:
- a CDS encoding toll/interleukin-1 receptor domain-containing protein, encoding MPDRFTESARQVSVLALQEARRLNHTAIGTEHLLLGLIGEGGAAASVLTSFGMSLPNCRAHVQKINGRGTLPVPGHLPFTPGAKRALAYAVRESLTLHHLHVDTGHLLLGVLAESDGVALDVLAASGVFPTDLRDRAFAALAGIELPPGQRQARLFLSYRRPQDLHLAGRIADRLDDIGRSVVRDVAECDVLLAVVSPDWTPTDLMRAEVERAAERAVPVIPVLVDGAELPLDQLPGPDHVTVRHETFRADVGRLADVVRYAQPGIG
- a CDS encoding serine hydroxymethyltransferase → MHEPAIPSLTGADPEVARLVQAEARRQFEKVRLIASENYVSTAVLEATGSVLTNKYSEGYAGRRYYEGQQVVDPVEELAIGRAKALFGADHANVQPYSGSPANLAVYMAFLNPGDTVMGMALPAGGHLTHGWGVSATGKWFRSVQYGVRKETGVVDLDQVRDLARAERPKVIFCGGTAIPRTIDFPAFAEIANEVGAVLAADIAHIAGLIAGGAHPSPVGHAQVITTTTHKTLRGPRGAMILTDAAHSKAIDKAVFPGLQGGPHNHTTAAIAVALGEALEPSFGLYAHAVVQNARALAAALLDRGFDLVSGGTDNHLILVDVTAKGIGGKPAAKALDRAGIEANYNTVPFDPRKPFDPSGVRLGTAAITTRGLTTDHMPQIAEWIERAVVAADDAQALDRIAAEVADLMAGYPMPGWA